caagtctttgctattgtgaatagtgccgcaataaacatacatgtgcaggtgtctttatagcagcatgatttataatcctttgggtatatacccagtaatgggatggctgggtcaaatggtatttctagttctagatccctgaggaatcgccacactgacttccacaatggttgaactagtttacagtcccaccaacagtgtaaaagtgttcctatttctccacatcctctctagcacctgttgtttcctgacttttgaatgatcaccattctaactggtgtgagatggtatctcattgtggttttgatttgcatttctctgatggccagtgatgatgagcattttttcatgtgctttttggctgcataaatgtcttcttttgagaagtgtctgttcatatcctttgcccactttttgatggggttgtttgtttttttcttgtaaatttgtttgagttcattgtagattctggatattagccctttgtcagatgagtaggttgcaaaaattttctcccattctgtaggttgcctgttcactctgatggtggtttcttttgctgtgcagaagctcttgagtttaattagatcccatttgtcaattttggcttttgtaatGTGAGATGTTTTGACTGTGGGATGTTTTGACAGCTTAAATGATAGAGAATTcacactttagaaaaaaaatgatgcataGCTCAAACACAGGAAGACCTATggtcaataaatatataaataccatACAGTAGGGTCAATCTTAAATCCCTGCCCATTGGGAAGTGGGTGAGCATGATGCCTGAGAGACCGAgagataaattttctttttttttttttttgagacggagtctagctctgtcacccaggctggagtgcagtggtgtgatctcagctcactgcagcctctgcctccagggttcaagcgattctcctatctcagcctcctgagtagctgggattacaggcacctgccaccacgcccgactaatttttatatttttagtacagacggggtttcagccatttgcccaggctgctctcgaactcctgacctcaggggatccacccaccttggcctcccaaagtgctgggattacaggcatgagccactgcacctggccatgagaTAAACCCATCCTGGGCTCTACACTCAATGTCCGGATTCGACAGAGAGCTCCCGACTGGCCCATGAGCCATGTCACCTTCTAACACAAAATTCGGTATCTCACAGTGTGACTTTTTTCTTGACCCAACCATAAAGACATCTCAGTCTCTCCACAACTATTCAAGACTCACACTTGAAATGCTAAGGTTTCCTTGATGTTTAAAGAGAGTCTGTTTATTGCTATTTCTAACTTCTATTGCATAGATCTGTGCAATGCTGAAATTTAGGGTACTTTTCTCTCCTCTGCTATAATCTGGAGTAGCCTTACAAAATCTGAGTTGTAGCTACCTGGTGCAGCACTCATAGAGAGTGGGGCATGAAATCTTCCATCTCTCTTTGCATTACTGGTTTGCATTATTGGGGGTATTAGATGACCCTGGCTTTTGGCAAGAGGAGTCTAGATTGAGGTTTGGTGCTAACTGACACAGTATCTTGCAGCAGATAGAAATAATCAAACCTGGTTTTCTCTGTGTTAGTATCTCACACACACTTCCACTCCAAACATATCCCTGATGCTGATTAACCTTTGTGTTTATAATTGTATGTCATCTACAAGGTCCCTTGTAAACCTTAAAGCATGACAAATAGAGGTTACTATATGTTCATGGATTGTCTTTCTTTTGGGGGAGAagggatagggtctcactctgtcacccatgctagattgcagtggcacagtcatagttcactgtaacctcaaacttctggacttaGGCAGTAATCCCAgttcagtctcccaggtagctgggactacaggcatgtaccaccatgccaagctatttttttctaagtttttgtaGGTatgcagtcttgctatgttgtcaaagctggtcttaaactcctggcctcaagcaatcctcctgccttggcatcccaaggtgctggaattataagtgtgagccacagtgcctggctggaacgtaattttctttttcttttttctttctttcttttttgagacagtctcactctttcgcccaggctggagtgcagtggtgtgatctcagctcactgcaacctccacctacagggtcaagcgattcttatgccttagcctcccaagtagctagggttacaggcatgtgccaacatgcctggctaaattttgtatttttagtagagatggggtttcgccatgttggccattctggtctcaaactcctgacctcaggtgatccacctgccttggcctcccaaagtgctgggattacaggcatgtgccaccgcggaATGTAATTTTTAACAATAGCTTTCGGTAATCCAATTTAGTTGTGCCCATTGAATTTCTCCTACATCgttacatttttttctgggtAGAGTTTACCAAAGAAGGTCTTCTTCATGGCGACCTTCAGCTCCTTGTTCCTGAGGCTGAAGATGATGGGGCTGAGGAAGGGCGTGAGGACCGTGTAGGTGATGCCCATCAAGGTGTCTCCTTCCAGAGACTGGGGACCTTTGGGCTTCAGGTAAATGACAGAGGCAAAGCCATAGTGCACGACCACCACAGTGAGGCGAGAGGCACAGGTGGAGAAGGTCTTGTTCCGACCTTCAGCAGAAGGGATCTTCAAGATGGCAGCCACGATGAAGGCATAggagaggaggatgaggagaaaacAGCCCAGCAGGGCCATGATACACACCAAGCCCACGCCTTTGGCCACCACCAGCACATCGTCTCCACAGGCCAACTTCAACAGAGGTGGCACATGGCAAGCAAAATGGTAGATCTCATTGGGTCCACAGAAGGTGAGGTGGAAAATGGCCGAGGTCACCACCATCCCCATGACCGAGCCACCAGCCCAGGAGCAGCCCACCAGGCAGGCGCAGCCCCGCGGGCTCATGAGGGGTGGCAGATGGCCACGTAGCGGTCGTAGCCCATGACGGTGAGCAGGAAGGAGTGGGTGAAGCCGAAGCTGAAGGAGAAGAACATCTGACTGGCACAGGCCAGGAAGGCGATGGAGCGCTGGGTGGACAGCAGGTCAGCCAGCATGCGCGGGATGATGGCCACGGTGTAGAGGATCTCGGAGATGGAGAGGGTGCACAGGAAGAGGTACATGGGCGTGTGGAGGCTGCGCTCGCTCCAGACGGTGGCCATGATGAGCAGGTTGCCCAGCAGCGTGAACAGGTACATCAGCAGGAACAGCAGGAAGAGCATCAtctggaggtgggggaaggcagAGAAGCCGACGAGGATGAATTGGGTCACTGTGGAGTGATTGGCTCTCTGCATGGAGGCTGTGCATGGGGTGAGATGTGACAGGGAGATGTCAGTTACTGCATGAAGAAAAGTTCTCAGCCTTCCCCATACCTGGATTTGCCCAAGGGACTGCTCTTGATAAATGGTTTGGTTCCATTCCCACTCTGTGCCTTCTGTAATTTAATACTCTCATCAACCCAGTGAGAACGGTACTACTTTTTCAACCCCCTTTTGAAGTACCTTGAGCATAGTCATTGAGAATATTGAAATGTAGGGCTTGCTCAAGGCCAAGCTGTTGAAACGGTAGATTGGAGACTTGAACCCATAGCTGGGCTGGCTCTAAAACCTGTACCCTTCACTATTTCTCTATGTTGCCCCCTGCCCCCAAACGAAAATGCTCCAGgctggcgtggtggttcacatctgtaatcccagcactttggaggctgaagggggaggatggcttgagcccaggagttcgaggttacagcaagctatgatggcaccactgtactccagcctgggtgacagaactacactctatctcttaaaaaaagaagaaaatgac
This portion of the Pongo abelii isolate AG06213 chromosome 20, NHGRI_mPonAbe1-v2.0_pri, whole genome shotgun sequence genome encodes:
- the LOC100448801 gene encoding LOW QUALITY PROTEIN: olfactory receptor 10H1 (The sequence of the model RefSeq protein was modified relative to this genomic sequence to represent the inferred CDS: inserted 1 base in 1 codon) → MQRANHSTVTQFILVGFSAFPHLQMMLFLLFLLMYLFTLLGNLLIMATVWSERSLHTPMYLFLCTLSISEILYTVAIIPRMLADLLSTQRSIAFLACASQMFFSFSFGFTHSFLLTVMGYDRYVAICHPXMSPRGCACLVGCSWAGGSVMGMVVTSAIFHLTFCGPNEIYHFACHVPPLLKLACGDDVLVVAKGVGLVCIMALLGCFLLILLSYAFIVAAILKIPSAEGRNKTFSTCASRLTVVVVHYGFASVIYLKPKGPQSLEGDTLMGITYTVLTPFLSPIIFSLRNKELKVAMKKTFFGKLYPEKNVTM